Proteins encoded by one window of Archaeoglobus veneficus SNP6:
- a CDS encoding inositol monophosphatase family protein, with protein MRSSEALEISRHVAEEVRKAVLPIAGSKEAGIEVGMGKDGTPTKRIDRIAEDAALAVLKDYDVRVITEESGVVGDGEVIVALDPVDGTFNAAKGVPIYSVALCFSRGEKIEDTFFGYVINLATGVEYWADEKAYKDGEPITVSDSDSLRCNAIMYYPRREYGFKRIRIFGSAALEICFVADGSFDCFIDIRKGAGKGLLRVYDVAASLFIAKKAGAIVTDDRGNDIGNKRFTMDERFRLVVANEKLHPKLLEVLKGWDSK; from the coding sequence ATGCGTAGCAGTGAAGCACTTGAAATTTCCCGCCACGTTGCCGAAGAAGTAAGAAAAGCTGTTCTTCCTATCGCTGGAAGTAAAGAGGCAGGAATAGAGGTTGGAATGGGGAAAGATGGAACGCCAACAAAGAGGATTGATAGAATTGCGGAAGATGCCGCACTTGCGGTGTTGAAAGACTACGACGTCAGAGTTATAACAGAAGAATCGGGAGTCGTTGGAGATGGTGAAGTAATCGTTGCCCTCGACCCCGTAGACGGAACGTTCAACGCAGCCAAGGGCGTTCCGATATACTCCGTTGCTCTTTGCTTCTCGAGAGGTGAGAAGATTGAGGACACATTCTTCGGCTATGTGATAAATCTCGCAACTGGGGTTGAGTACTGGGCCGACGAAAAGGCGTATAAGGATGGCGAACCCATTACCGTCTCGGATAGCGACTCGCTGCGATGCAACGCGATAATGTACTATCCCCGGAGGGAGTACGGTTTTAAAAGAATAAGGATCTTCGGCAGTGCAGCTCTCGAGATATGTTTTGTTGCTGATGGCTCGTTCGACTGCTTTATAGATATAAGGAAAGGTGCCGGAAAAGGTCTGCTGAGAGTTTACGATGTTGCCGCATCACTGTTCATAGCTAAAAAGGCCGGAGCAATCGTTACAGACGACAGAGGAAACGACATCGGGAACAAAAGGTTTACAATGGATGAACGCTTTAGACTCGTAGTTGCGAACGAAAAGCTGCATCCAAAACTGCTTGAAGTTCTTAAAGGCTGGGATTCGAAATGA
- a CDS encoding NAD(+)/NADH kinase: MKAAVVYKPDSLDVAESVKEFLLSLNVEAEVCEQSKELENYNFIVSVGGDGTILRTLQMLDECPPIFGVNTGKVGLLTHASPEDFKEKLGKAIEDMNIEEFMRIECTNGERLIALNEIALLTAVPARLVEFTVCVDGIEIEKMRGDGLLISTPIGSTAYALSTGGPIIDPRMYCVLVVPVAPFKLGWKPWVVDASRTVEVTIHNRPCLAIADGHRIVEIPPGSKLVFEKSGFPARFFKIPNRIKRITEMLRKMD, from the coding sequence ATGAAGGCAGCGGTAGTTTACAAGCCGGACTCACTGGATGTTGCGGAGAGCGTTAAGGAGTTCCTGCTCAGCCTCAACGTGGAGGCAGAAGTCTGTGAACAGTCTAAGGAGCTTGAGAACTATAACTTCATCGTGAGCGTTGGTGGGGACGGAACGATTCTCAGAACCCTGCAGATGCTCGACGAATGCCCTCCAATTTTCGGAGTGAATACCGGAAAGGTTGGGTTGCTGACCCATGCATCTCCGGAGGACTTCAAGGAGAAACTTGGAAAAGCTATTGAGGATATGAACATCGAGGAGTTCATGCGCATCGAATGCACCAACGGAGAGAGGCTGATAGCCCTCAATGAAATCGCCCTACTGACAGCTGTACCAGCAAGGCTCGTGGAGTTTACGGTATGCGTTGACGGTATTGAAATTGAAAAGATGAGGGGTGATGGTTTACTTATATCGACACCAATTGGCTCAACAGCCTACGCATTGTCAACGGGCGGCCCCATAATCGATCCCCGCATGTATTGCGTCCTTGTCGTCCCGGTTGCACCCTTCAAGCTCGGCTGGAAGCCTTGGGTCGTCGATGCGAGTAGAACGGTGGAAGTTACGATTCACAACAGGCCGTGCCTTGCAATAGCCGACGGTCATAGAATAGTGGAGATTCCACCGGGAAGTAAGCTGGTATTTGAGAAGTCAGGATTTCCAGCCAGGTTTTTTAAAATTCCCAACAGAATAAAGAGAATAACAGAAATGCTCAGAAAAATGGACTGA
- a CDS encoding potassium channel family protein, translating to MRRTVKDLLIEIKDTSEVIVDLAYSAILFDNEDIAEEVLDLENRMNSLLKQIRIVSILAARRVDEAESVSTVLQIANASQKISNAAGDIAILVLRGFQLPKDMVKIALLKSEETVAKATVSEVSELAGKTLGEARLHTLTGMKVIAIRRGYEWIFDPDRDTKIYKGDTLFAKGDISGVPKFFKFVTGEERKIDETEPELEVEDLDRAVDILIEMKNLSELAVDLSYLSLLYYNDEIAQEVGYIEEKVDNMKYELQHWVLESSKHFKGEELKPLVALLDIAYASETIADSAKEIAQIVIEKMEIHPIFKEAMREADEIITIVEVTRQSSLDGKTLGEAKVETNTGMHVVAIKRGHRWITHPTASTKIQSGDLLIVKGTREGEQLLRRLCAAKAQKVR from the coding sequence ATGCGGCGAACCGTTAAGGATTTGCTAATAGAGATTAAGGACACCTCGGAGGTTATTGTCGATCTTGCCTATTCTGCAATCCTTTTCGACAACGAGGATATAGCGGAGGAAGTTCTTGACCTCGAAAACCGGATGAACAGTCTGCTGAAGCAGATCAGGATAGTCTCGATACTCGCAGCGAGGAGGGTTGACGAAGCGGAATCAGTTTCGACAGTTCTACAGATTGCAAACGCAAGCCAGAAAATAAGCAACGCCGCAGGAGACATAGCAATTCTCGTCCTGCGCGGATTTCAGCTTCCGAAGGACATGGTAAAGATAGCCCTCCTGAAAAGCGAAGAGACTGTCGCAAAGGCAACAGTATCCGAAGTGTCCGAGCTTGCAGGGAAAACGCTCGGAGAGGCGAGGCTGCACACCTTAACAGGAATGAAAGTCATCGCGATAAGAAGAGGCTACGAGTGGATATTCGACCCCGACAGAGACACGAAGATCTACAAGGGAGATACGCTCTTCGCGAAAGGAGACATATCGGGAGTTCCGAAGTTTTTTAAGTTCGTGACAGGGGAGGAAAGAAAAATCGATGAAACTGAACCAGAACTGGAAGTTGAAGATCTCGACAGGGCTGTTGACATTCTCATAGAGATGAAGAACCTATCCGAGCTTGCTGTCGATCTGAGCTACCTTTCACTGCTCTACTACAACGACGAGATTGCGCAGGAGGTAGGGTACATAGAGGAGAAAGTCGACAACATGAAGTACGAACTCCAGCACTGGGTTCTCGAAAGCTCGAAGCACTTCAAGGGTGAGGAGCTCAAACCTCTTGTTGCGCTCCTTGACATCGCGTACGCGAGTGAAACGATTGCCGACTCAGCGAAGGAAATAGCTCAGATAGTCATCGAGAAGATGGAGATTCACCCTATATTCAAGGAGGCTATGAGGGAAGCGGACGAAATAATTACGATAGTAGAGGTAACGAGGCAATCGAGCCTCGACGGCAAGACACTCGGAGAGGCAAAAGTCGAAACGAATACTGGAATGCACGTGGTTGCAATCAAGAGAGGACACAGGTGGATTACCCACCCAACTGCCTCGACGAAAATTCAGTCCGGTGATTTGCTGATTGTGAAGGGGACGAGAGAAGGGGAGCAGCTTCTGCGCCGCCTCTGCGCTGCGAAGGCGCAGAAGGTAAGGTGA
- the eif5A gene encoding translation initiation factor IF-5A: MKQQAEVRQLREGGYVIIDDEPCEILSISVSKPGKHGAAKARIDAVGIFDGQKRSIVQPVTAKIYIPIVERKRAQVISVVGNVAQLMDLTTYETFELTVPEGVELEPGKEIFYIESLGKRKIEK; encoded by the coding sequence ATGAAGCAGCAGGCAGAAGTGAGACAGCTCAGAGAGGGCGGTTATGTTATCATAGACGATGAGCCGTGTGAGATTCTGAGCATATCCGTCAGCAAACCCGGTAAACACGGAGCGGCTAAGGCGAGAATAGACGCTGTAGGAATTTTTGATGGGCAGAAGAGGAGCATCGTGCAGCCCGTTACTGCGAAGATCTACATTCCTATCGTTGAAAGAAAGAGGGCTCAGGTAATAAGCGTCGTCGGCAACGTAGCCCAGCTCATGGACCTCACGACATATGAAACATTCGAGCTGACCGTTCCAGAGGGTGTAGAACTCGAGCCGGGCAAGGAAATATTCTACATCGAGTCCCTCGGCAAGAGAAAGATCGAGAAGTAA
- the speB gene encoding agmatinase — MHIDSFFACSNSNIDEAEFVVFGIPYDATQSFKPGSRFAPNAIREASWNLEDFSLFSRFSLYRAKICDAGNINVDGDFEAVASRVEEFMSGLSGIPIALGGEHTVSYACAKNFEEVCFVVFDAHFDLRDKFDGNPFNHACTSRRVYELGHKLILIGVRSCTEEELQFAEEGGIKFYTSFDVIKKGMAAILKEIEGEISDRVYLSVDVDAFDPAYAPGVSTPEPFGITPFDYLAFLEKFADRIVGMDVVEVVPDSEKVTQILAAKLVVEFIARKHTSSFFR, encoded by the coding sequence ATGCACATAGATTCTTTTTTTGCGTGCTCCAATTCAAATATTGACGAAGCGGAATTCGTAGTATTTGGAATTCCATACGACGCTACGCAATCATTTAAGCCCGGTTCCCGCTTTGCCCCCAACGCCATAAGGGAGGCAAGCTGGAACCTCGAAGATTTTTCCCTCTTTTCCCGCTTTTCACTTTACAGAGCAAAGATATGCGATGCGGGCAACATCAATGTCGATGGGGACTTTGAAGCTGTAGCCTCGAGGGTAGAGGAGTTCATGAGCGGTCTGTCGGGCATTCCCATCGCCCTTGGTGGGGAGCACACCGTAAGCTACGCATGCGCTAAGAACTTCGAAGAAGTTTGCTTCGTTGTTTTCGATGCGCACTTCGATTTAAGAGATAAATTCGACGGTAATCCCTTTAACCACGCTTGTACGTCGAGGAGAGTATACGAGCTTGGCCACAAACTCATTCTAATAGGCGTCCGGAGCTGCACGGAAGAAGAATTGCAATTTGCGGAGGAGGGAGGGATAAAATTCTACACTTCTTTCGATGTGATCAAAAAGGGAATGGCCGCGATTCTCAAAGAGATAGAAGGTGAAATTTCGGACAGAGTGTATCTCTCTGTAGATGTGGATGCTTTCGATCCAGCATACGCTCCGGGTGTTTCCACGCCGGAGCCTTTTGGTATAACACCCTTCGACTACCTCGCATTTCTGGAAAAGTTTGCAGACAGAATTGTCGGGATGGATGTAGTTGAAGTGGTTCCGGATTCAGAAAAGGTAACACAAATTCTTGCAGCAAAACTCGTGGTGGAATTCATTGCTCGTAAACACACTTCTTCCTTTTTCCGGTGA
- a CDS encoding radical SAM protein, whose translation MKCEVCGCRIYSGTIPICPECAKTEVALDYARLLHPEIDTMRKGKTICRLCSNECSTGVCGLRRVVDGKRKSLVSSKKAILHAYEDPLPTNCCNSWFCAASEFSGTNLAVFYYGCGFDCLYCQNWEHKLVEHGKVVEIDEMVESAMNPRIKCICHFGGSPEPQLPFAIRFSEEVLKRRDVMVCWEWNGGAHTKLALKAAKLSYESRGTVKFDLKAWNDNLHVLLTGRSNRRTLENFVRIYEEYPDVLSATTLLVPYYVDEDEVENIARFIASLSEHIPYSLLVFHPDYRLNDMPVTPREQVRRCYNAARKHLKRVHVGNVYLIGYF comes from the coding sequence GTGAAGTGTGAAGTCTGCGGTTGTAGAATTTACAGCGGAACCATCCCGATCTGCCCGGAATGTGCAAAAACGGAAGTAGCTCTGGATTATGCGAGACTTTTACATCCTGAAATCGACACTATGAGAAAAGGGAAGACCATCTGCCGCCTCTGCTCAAATGAGTGCTCTACAGGCGTCTGTGGATTGAGGAGAGTCGTTGACGGCAAAAGGAAATCCCTCGTAAGCAGCAAGAAGGCGATACTTCACGCTTACGAAGACCCGCTCCCAACGAACTGCTGCAACTCCTGGTTCTGCGCAGCGAGCGAGTTCAGCGGAACGAATCTTGCGGTCTTCTACTATGGCTGCGGCTTCGACTGCCTGTACTGTCAGAACTGGGAACACAAGCTCGTAGAACATGGCAAAGTAGTTGAAATTGATGAAATGGTCGAAAGCGCAATGAACCCGCGCATAAAGTGCATATGTCACTTCGGCGGCTCACCCGAGCCACAGCTACCCTTCGCCATCAGGTTCAGCGAGGAGGTTCTGAAGAGGAGGGATGTCATGGTGTGCTGGGAGTGGAACGGTGGTGCACATACAAAACTCGCGCTGAAAGCAGCAAAACTCAGCTACGAGAGCAGAGGAACTGTTAAGTTCGACTTAAAGGCCTGGAATGACAACCTGCATGTTTTGCTCACGGGGAGGAGCAACAGGCGAACTCTTGAGAATTTCGTCAGAATATATGAAGAGTACCCAGATGTCCTTTCCGCAACAACACTGCTCGTACCGTATTACGTTGACGAGGATGAAGTAGAGAACATAGCCCGTTTCATTGCATCTCTCAGCGAGCACATTCCATATTCGCTGCTCGTTTTTCATCCAGACTACAGGCTGAATGATATGCCTGTAACTCCGAGGGAGCAGGTGAGAAGGTGCTATAATGCGGCGAGAAAGCACCTCAAAAGAGTACATGTTGGCAATGTCTACCTGATAGGATACTTCTAG
- a CDS encoding IS6 family transposase, translating into MQPALSQLVDYVKSTKVFRRNRKDVELKILAALLYFFGLSLRKTSDFLSLFEEISHESVRIYYHRLKTVLKQPEKKKRRLVAIDETKIKLEKKQIFVWAAIDVDTMECLAIWASGGRGSFEAYVFLREVLKHCENKPEIVVDRGFWYLWALKRLGLRYRHETFGRRNAVEGFFSRFKERTKRFWNRFPFRSSFVSVQSWLESFMAFYNYWRC; encoded by the coding sequence ATGCAGCCTGCGCTAAGCCAGTTGGTAGATTACGTCAAGTCTACAAAAGTCTTTCGAAGGAACAGGAAAGATGTGGAACTTAAAATACTTGCAGCATTATTATACTTCTTTGGCCTTTCTTTGAGAAAAACAAGTGATTTTCTATCTTTATTCGAAGAAATAAGTCACGAATCTGTTAGGATTTACTACCATAGACTCAAAACAGTCTTAAAACAACCAGAAAAGAAGAAAAGAAGACTTGTTGCGATAGATGAAACAAAAATAAAACTGGAAAAGAAACAAATCTTTGTTTGGGCTGCTATAGACGTTGATACCATGGAATGCCTAGCTATATGGGCTTCTGGAGGAAGAGGAAGCTTTGAAGCTTACGTTTTCCTTAGAGAAGTTCTCAAGCATTGCGAAAACAAGCCAGAGATCGTTGTTGATAGAGGTTTCTGGTATCTGTGGGCTTTGAAAAGGTTAGGGCTGAGATACAGGCATGAAACGTTTGGTAGAAGAAATGCTGTAGAAGGATTCTTTTCGAGGTTTAAAGAGAGAACGAAGAGGTTCTGGAACAGATTTCCATTCAGGAGTTCTTTTGTCTCTGTACAGAGCTGGTTGGAGAGCTTTATGGCCTTCTACAACTACTGGAGGTGTTAA
- a CDS encoding glycoside hydrolase family 57 protein, with the protein MQTSEVCFAFEVHQPYRIDFQFNPEFAKRKRNLRDAYFAGINREILQRVVEKCYMPATQIVLEGLDAGFKCAFSFSGTVVEQLERWNRDTLELFRQAAEHKNAEILAQTYYHSIASLFGERSEFEEQVKLHIQLMKDVFGVKPEVFENTELIFDSMIATVAKELGFKAVFAEGAERFLEGRSPNYVYSCNGIKILLRNYTLSDDIAFRFSSGEWDQYPLTADKYADWLAATPGDCVNIFVDYETFGEHHWKESGILDFLRWLPHECMKRGIEFATPSEVAELQAVGEIDVSETISWADVEKDTSAWLGNWMQSTAFRAVKRAKAYAEYYNPVIWRYLQTSDHFYYMATKQGSSGEVHNYFSQHHPFEAFSIYMRVLSHYEERCSSRMKSKQAAIALRSLPPEKAFHFRHFSGDYAGSAYSLDDFASLLRSIPVESIRFHLENGDFERWIEYVLCDKRLVEEIRKLRREGDVVDGLVEVVEKRRCELWRLLK; encoded by the coding sequence ATGCAAACGTCTGAGGTCTGTTTTGCTTTTGAAGTCCATCAGCCTTACCGCATCGACTTTCAGTTCAATCCCGAGTTTGCAAAGAGAAAAAGAAACCTGAGGGATGCTTACTTCGCCGGTATTAATAGGGAGATTCTTCAGAGAGTGGTGGAGAAGTGCTACATGCCTGCAACTCAGATAGTTCTCGAGGGACTCGATGCAGGCTTTAAATGTGCTTTCAGCTTTTCAGGCACAGTTGTTGAGCAGCTTGAAAGATGGAACCGTGACACACTCGAGCTCTTCAGACAGGCTGCAGAACATAAAAACGCTGAAATTCTTGCTCAGACGTACTATCACAGCATCGCGAGTCTTTTCGGCGAAAGGAGTGAGTTCGAGGAACAGGTAAAGCTCCACATTCAGTTAATGAAGGATGTCTTTGGTGTTAAGCCGGAGGTATTTGAGAACACGGAGTTAATTTTTGACAGCATGATTGCTACCGTTGCGAAAGAATTAGGCTTCAAAGCAGTGTTTGCCGAGGGTGCTGAGAGATTCCTCGAAGGTAGGAGTCCAAATTACGTTTATTCTTGTAACGGAATAAAAATTCTGCTGAGGAACTACACACTTTCCGATGACATAGCGTTCCGTTTCTCCAGTGGAGAGTGGGATCAGTATCCTCTGACGGCCGACAAGTACGCAGATTGGCTTGCTGCAACGCCCGGTGATTGTGTGAACATCTTTGTAGATTACGAGACTTTTGGAGAACATCACTGGAAGGAAAGTGGCATTCTCGATTTCCTGAGATGGCTACCCCACGAGTGCATGAAGAGAGGGATAGAATTTGCAACGCCATCTGAAGTGGCTGAGCTTCAGGCAGTTGGCGAAATAGATGTTAGCGAGACGATATCCTGGGCAGACGTGGAGAAGGACACTTCGGCGTGGCTCGGCAACTGGATGCAGAGCACAGCATTCAGAGCTGTCAAAAGGGCGAAAGCTTACGCTGAATACTACAATCCGGTCATATGGAGGTATCTCCAGACCAGCGACCACTTCTATTACATGGCAACGAAGCAGGGTTCGAGCGGAGAAGTTCACAACTACTTCAGCCAGCACCATCCTTTCGAGGCTTTTTCAATTTATATGAGGGTTTTATCACACTACGAGGAGCGTTGCTCGAGCAGGATGAAATCAAAGCAGGCAGCAATCGCTCTCCGCTCACTTCCGCCAGAGAAAGCCTTTCACTTCAGGCACTTCTCTGGTGATTACGCAGGTTCGGCATACAGCCTCGATGACTTTGCCTCGCTTTTGAGGTCCATTCCGGTGGAGTCCATAAGGTTTCATCTTGAGAACGGGGACTTTGAAAGGTGGATAGAGTACGTTCTGTGTGATAAAAGGCTTGTAGAAGAGATTCGTAAGCTTAGGAGGGAAGGGGATGTAGTAGATGGGCTGGTAGAAGTTGTTGAAAAGAGAAGGTGTGAGTTATGGAGACTCTTAAAATAG
- a CDS encoding glycosyltransferase family 4 protein — METLKIGFFCWESLYSERVGGLARAATHLAENLAKNHEVHFFTRGDGDCEINGVNYHYCHPRGENIVDYCRDMSLKMVERFWEFDSPEFDILHFHDWHVVEAMHILRDRNTVFTYHSTEYGRNGDKFGDWWEFKEISGKEWYAGLIAKKITTVSNTLKNEVMWLYNIPDSKVAVVPNGVNPEEFYADVEPEEVKREYGVHPYDPLVFFAGRLVYQKGPDLLVGAIPHVLSNRRDVEFIFAGDGDMRRWLEERTNGQPTKFLGHLPDSEFIKLLNASDIVVVPSRNEPFGLVLLEAWSAERCVVATDVGGLSENIENFVDGIKVYVNPESIAWGINYVINDPYGIRVLGRRGREKVENFFRWKVVADCMLDVYENCCLEV; from the coding sequence ATGGAGACTCTTAAAATAGGCTTCTTCTGCTGGGAGTCCTTATACTCCGAGAGAGTTGGCGGGCTTGCAAGAGCAGCCACACACCTTGCCGAAAATCTTGCAAAGAATCATGAGGTTCACTTCTTCACAAGAGGTGATGGTGACTGCGAGATTAACGGTGTCAATTACCACTACTGTCATCCACGTGGAGAGAATATCGTTGATTACTGCCGAGATATGAGCCTTAAAATGGTTGAAAGATTTTGGGAGTTCGACAGCCCGGAATTTGACATCCTGCACTTCCATGACTGGCATGTCGTTGAAGCGATGCATATACTAAGGGATAGAAATACGGTCTTCACGTATCACTCCACCGAGTATGGAAGGAATGGAGACAAATTTGGTGACTGGTGGGAATTCAAAGAAATTTCCGGTAAGGAGTGGTACGCCGGGCTAATAGCCAAGAAGATCACGACGGTTTCAAACACTCTCAAAAATGAGGTCATGTGGTTGTACAATATCCCGGACTCGAAGGTAGCAGTCGTCCCAAATGGAGTCAACCCTGAAGAGTTTTATGCTGATGTGGAGCCGGAAGAAGTCAAAAGGGAGTACGGTGTACATCCTTATGACCCCCTCGTGTTCTTTGCTGGAAGGCTTGTTTACCAGAAGGGGCCAGATTTGCTTGTTGGTGCAATTCCTCATGTTTTGAGTAATAGAAGAGACGTAGAGTTCATCTTCGCTGGCGATGGAGATATGAGAAGGTGGCTTGAAGAAAGAACAAACGGGCAACCTACAAAATTTCTCGGTCACCTGCCGGATTCGGAGTTCATCAAACTTCTCAACGCAAGCGACATCGTAGTGGTTCCGAGCAGAAACGAACCTTTCGGGCTTGTGCTCCTTGAAGCATGGAGTGCCGAAAGGTGCGTCGTAGCAACCGACGTTGGGGGCCTCTCTGAGAATATCGAGAACTTCGTTGACGGCATAAAGGTTTACGTTAATCCAGAATCGATTGCCTGGGGAATAAACTATGTGATTAACGACCCGTATGGAATTAGAGTTCTCGGCAGGAGAGGGAGGGAAAAGGTCGAGAACTTCTTCCGCTGGAAGGTCGTTGCTGACTGCATGCTCGATGTTTACGAGAACTGCTGTTTGGAGGTGTGA
- a CDS encoding glycosyltransferase family 4 protein has protein sequence MRMTYFVDEYPPFFRGGLGTYAMEITRQFVKLGHTITVFSRNTGDDPTRDVWQGVEVHRPLLMDIVDVLPVYIPEDIRMWPLEAQEFFGETLLYNFLSASKLINRLVARDGRKFDIIVSHDWLAAVAGIITKKNLNIPFVFHFHSTEQGRTGDGSPTVKEVERMAGLKADLIVTVSYAMRDELVSLGHPEHKIRVVYNGVDAEKYRPNRFPEEEVREFRKKIGVENSPMILFIGRLAWVKGADTLVRAMPIILREVPNAKLVILGKGEQESLLVQLINSLGLQDSVITHFKYVSEEERMLYYAASDVVVFPSKYEPFGIVCTEAMAMGKPVVAGARGTSGLKEQVVPTGENVCGFHVNPYDPEDIAKFVVILLNDEQLRRKMGKNARRRVLECFTWEIAARNTISVYKEVMQGDNI, from the coding sequence ATGAGAATGACGTACTTTGTTGATGAATACCCGCCTTTCTTCAGAGGAGGCCTTGGCACCTATGCAATGGAGATAACAAGGCAGTTCGTAAAACTCGGCCACACCATTACTGTCTTTTCTCGCAATACGGGTGATGATCCAACGAGAGACGTGTGGCAGGGTGTAGAAGTTCATCGCCCACTCTTGATGGACATTGTCGATGTCCTGCCCGTTTACATACCTGAAGATATCAGGATGTGGCCGCTCGAGGCTCAGGAGTTCTTTGGCGAAACTCTGCTCTACAACTTTCTGTCTGCATCAAAACTAATAAACAGACTTGTGGCCAGAGATGGGAGAAAGTTCGATATCATCGTGTCACACGACTGGCTTGCTGCCGTGGCGGGAATAATAACCAAGAAGAACTTGAACATTCCCTTTGTCTTCCATTTCCACTCAACAGAACAGGGTAGAACAGGCGACGGTTCTCCGACTGTAAAAGAAGTGGAGAGAATGGCCGGACTGAAGGCAGACCTGATAGTCACCGTAAGCTACGCGATGAGGGACGAGCTTGTGAGTCTCGGCCATCCAGAGCACAAGATTCGTGTGGTCTATAACGGCGTCGATGCTGAGAAGTATAGGCCGAACAGATTTCCAGAAGAGGAAGTGAGGGAGTTTAGAAAGAAAATTGGCGTTGAAAACAGTCCAATGATTCTGTTCATCGGTAGACTCGCGTGGGTTAAGGGGGCAGATACGCTCGTCAGAGCAATGCCGATTATATTAAGAGAAGTACCCAACGCAAAACTCGTTATACTTGGCAAGGGCGAGCAGGAAAGTCTGCTCGTTCAGCTCATAAATTCTCTTGGACTGCAAGACAGCGTTATAACTCACTTCAAGTATGTGAGTGAGGAGGAAAGGATGCTATACTACGCTGCCAGTGATGTTGTCGTTTTTCCATCGAAGTACGAGCCCTTCGGCATAGTCTGTACAGAAGCGATGGCCATGGGCAAACCCGTTGTCGCGGGAGCAAGGGGCACATCAGGATTGAAGGAACAGGTGGTTCCGACAGGGGAAAATGTCTGTGGATTCCACGTGAACCCTTACGACCCGGAGGACATAGCAAAATTTGTCGTCATACTACTGAATGACGAACAGCTAAGGCGTAAGATGGGGAAAAATGCGAGAAGAAGAGTTCTCGAGTGTTTTACGTGGGAAATAGCGGCGAGAAATACGATAAGTGTCTACAAAGAGGTAATGCAGGGTGATAATATATGA